The candidate division KSB1 bacterium genomic sequence TCTTGAAAATCTCCTCTGGCGTTTCCGTGTGAATAAACTCGTAAGCATGGGTTTCGAGTTCCGCGCCGCGGGCGTAGTTGGTCTCGCTTGCGCCGCAGTAAACACAGCGGCCATCTTCCCAGGTGTGCTCGATGCGCCGGTAGCGGATGTTGCCGTCGGGCGTGTCAAAATTAGTGCAGATGGAGTATTTACCATTAGCCGTTTTGGAGCAGTAGAGCGAGCGGCGCGCCATGAGCGCGGTCAGCTCGGTAATGCCGATGCCGAAGAGTTGGCGGGTCATGATGTGGTTGATGCGTTCCTGGCGGTCGGGGATGTGGCTTGCCAGCCCCTTGTCCAGCCGCCGGGCGATTTCGCGCAGAAAGACGCCCGATTTGCAGCACGGGTCGAGGAAGCGCGCCTCCGGGTCGCGCCACAGGCCGGGCGGCAGCAGGTCGAGCATCTGGCTGGCTACCTGCGGCGGGGTGAAGACCTCGTCGCTGGAGAGGTTGGCGAGGCAGGAAAGCACGTCGGGGTTATAACTCGTCAGCGAACGCATGGGCTAACTCCAGAAAATGCACCGGCGGGTACTCGTTGACCGGCTTAGGAATGAACACTTCCTCCCCCAAATCGGAAAACAGCGGCAGTTCGCGCATGGATGCCTGGCTTACGAGTGCATGAAAGGCAAAATCGCGCTGCTTCATCAGGCTGCCGTTGACCAGCGACCATTCCGAAAAGATAATCGGCTGCGGGTTTTCGCCGACGGTCTTCAGCGAAAGCGCGTCGCCGTAGATAATGTTGCGCTCGAGGAGATAGCGCACGCTCTTACGGCAGGCGGCTTTGGTTTTCTCGCCAAAGAGGGCGGTGTAGGCGGCGTCGAACGTCTGGAAAAGACGCTGGCGGCATTCTTCGGCGTTATCCGCCAGAATGTCAATGCCATAGAGGGAAGAGATAGCCAGCACGGCGTAACGCTCGTAGTCCAGTTGGCTTTTGCGGTAACGTTTTTCCACCACTTGCAGTTTGTGCCGCAGGACTTCGACGAGGAAGTTGCCCGTACCGCAGGCGGGTTCCAGGAAGCGCGAGTCAATCCGCTCGGTTTCCTGTTTCACCAAATCGAGCATGGCCTCCACGATATGCGGCGGGGTCAGCACCTCGCCGTAGTCGGCAACACGTTGTTTCGATTTTATTTGCTTTTCCACTGTTTCCTGTTTGTCATCTAAAGGGGCTAACGGATCGCGTTTCAGCCGCCGAGCGAAGCGAGGTCGGCTGCACCTATCATGATGGCGCGGCCATCATTTTTCCTGGGGGAAACAGACACTGTTTCCCAGAAACCCGTGTAGGGCCGGGCCACGACCGGCCCACGCCGCGCCACTGCACCACGCAGCCTGTGCGACCGGAGCGAGCCTGACCTTGTGAAAACCTGGCCGCACCGGCGCGATGTGATGGCACGACGCCGTGTCCCGACCGACCACGCTCAACGCTGCGCATCACCTTGCTATACCCCGACCGCGCTCAACATCTCCGGCAACTGTCCTGCGGATGGCCACCGCCTGACCAGGCCGCAGCCTTTCGAGAGCGCTTTGCCCCACCGACCCCGCGCCGCATTGCCGGTCACCGTGACCGGGACGGTGCTGCTCTGTCCTTCCGGTGCCTGCGCCGCTGAATGCCTTCGCAATGTGTGACCATCGCGCTGAGGCCGAGCCATGACACCAACGAGCAGCCTTCAACAACTCAGCGCCTGATTACGAACGGGCCGGCCCAACGGCTGGCGCCTCACCCGCAGGCGAGCCGAACGCAGCAAGGCGAAACCTGTCGGGTGCATGCGCTGGTTAGCCGCCGATAA encodes the following:
- a CDS encoding SAM-dependent methyltransferase — translated: MEKQIKSKQRVADYGEVLTPPHIVEAMLDLVKQETERIDSRFLEPACGTGNFLVEVLRHKLQVVEKRYRKSQLDYERYAVLAISSLYGIDILADNAEECRQRLFQTFDAAYTALFGEKTKAACRKSVRYLLERNIIYGDALSLKTVGENPQPIIFSEWSLVNGSLMKQRDFAFHALVSQASMRELPLFSDLGEEVFIPKPVNEYPPVHFLELAHAFADEL